In a genomic window of Flavobacteriales bacterium:
- a CDS encoding tetratricopeptide repeat protein — translation MRIALLVPFVLAAWAARAQPEQSLTPEFAGMSAKERARVAKAEQENAAKDVRFQGVMTEAEALFQQQRFDEALEKYKEARSLRPLNVFPKVKIQDLQALIAKRDAEAAKAKLAEPERTAPEVKVELDPDPGTKPTATAAGSLRPPVIEQKQVVVPPVRHEIKNTAPQVSESAREQAAAKPDGIQERTYVEGRAVVLERRVSRNGVEIVYRKVTHPWGQVVHFRDGIAISEREWVEAASGR, via the coding sequence ATGCGGATCGCGCTCCTCGTCCCTTTCGTGCTTGCTGCTTGGGCCGCTCGTGCCCAACCCGAGCAGAGCCTCACGCCGGAGTTCGCTGGCATGAGCGCGAAGGAGCGGGCCCGTGTGGCCAAGGCCGAACAAGAGAATGCCGCCAAGGACGTTCGTTTCCAGGGTGTCATGACCGAGGCGGAAGCCCTCTTTCAACAGCAACGTTTCGATGAAGCGCTGGAGAAATACAAGGAGGCGCGATCGCTGCGTCCGCTGAATGTGTTCCCGAAAGTGAAGATCCAGGACCTGCAAGCGCTGATTGCCAAGCGTGATGCGGAGGCCGCGAAGGCAAAGCTCGCTGAGCCCGAGCGAACGGCGCCGGAGGTGAAGGTTGAGCTTGACCCCGACCCTGGGACGAAACCGACTGCAACCGCTGCCGGATCGTTGCGTCCGCCTGTTATCGAGCAGAAGCAGGTGGTTGTCCCACCGGTCCGACACGAGATCAAGAACACAGCTCCGCAGGTGTCAGAGTCCGCAAGGGAACAAGCAGCCGCGAAGCCGGATGGCATACAAGAGCGCACGTATGTTGAAGGCAGGGCCGTGGTCTTGGAAAGGCGGGTGTCGCGGAACGGGGTGGAGATTGTCTACCGCAAGGTGACGCATCCTTGGGGCCAAGTCGTGCACTTCCGCGATGGCATTGCCATCAGTGAGCGGGAATGGGTCGAGGCGGCTTCCGGCCGGTAG
- a CDS encoding rhodanese-like domain-containing protein translates to MKHAFLLAFSSLVLSPCALAQVQAPVQSAAKAAPQELPPSEFQRLAALGTHQLIDVRTPQEFSGGHLAGAINLDWTAADYEAAFSRIDASRPVLLYCHSGGRSEQALEHLVGKGYRVQHLEGGIAAWRKAGLVVVK, encoded by the coding sequence ATGAAACACGCATTCCTCCTCGCCTTCAGCTCCCTGGTACTTTCGCCTTGCGCGCTCGCTCAAGTGCAAGCTCCGGTTCAATCCGCAGCGAAGGCGGCGCCGCAGGAGCTGCCCCCGTCCGAATTCCAGCGGCTTGCAGCTTTGGGCACCCACCAGTTGATTGATGTGCGGACGCCCCAGGAATTCAGCGGCGGCCACCTTGCCGGTGCCATCAACCTTGACTGGACAGCGGCGGACTATGAGGCCGCGTTCTCGCGCATTGACGCCAGCAGGCCCGTGCTCTTGTATTGTCACAGTGGAGGTCGCAGCGAACAGGCGTTGGAGCACTTGGTGGGCAAGGGCTATCGCGTGCAGCATCTCGAGGGGGGGATCGCTGCATGGCGCAAGGCCGGCTTGGTGGTGGTGAAGTAG
- a CDS encoding SDR family oxidoreductase, producing the protein MEQKAPMLRDGALNGMVVVITGGGTGLGRSMAEQCLRLGARVAITSRKQVSLDKATNEMAALGEVMSVACDVREADQVDAMRDAVLARWGRIDALVNNAAGNFISPTERLSPKAFRTIIDIVLIGTVNCSLSFGKHWIAKGEKDRCMLNVVTTYAWTGSGYVVPSACAKAGVLALTRSLAAEWGRHGIRTNAVAPGPFPTKGAWSRLLPGELVEKFDMRKKVPLGRLGEHHELADLITYLLSPYSAYINGEVVTIDGGEWLKGAGQFNLLEQIEPGMWDAIELLVRGTKGS; encoded by the coding sequence ATGGAACAGAAGGCTCCGATGCTGCGCGATGGCGCGCTCAATGGCATGGTGGTGGTGATCACGGGCGGTGGGACGGGCCTGGGACGGAGCATGGCCGAGCAATGCCTGCGCTTGGGCGCACGCGTGGCCATCACCAGCCGAAAGCAGGTATCGCTCGACAAGGCGACCAACGAGATGGCGGCCCTCGGTGAGGTGATGTCCGTGGCCTGCGATGTGCGCGAAGCCGATCAGGTTGACGCCATGCGCGATGCAGTGCTGGCCCGTTGGGGAAGGATCGACGCGCTCGTGAACAACGCGGCGGGCAATTTCATCAGCCCCACAGAGCGGCTCAGCCCGAAGGCCTTCCGCACCATCATCGACATCGTTCTCATCGGCACGGTGAATTGCTCGCTCAGCTTCGGCAAGCATTGGATCGCGAAAGGGGAGAAGGACAGGTGCATGCTGAACGTGGTGACCACGTACGCATGGACCGGCTCGGGCTACGTGGTGCCCAGTGCGTGCGCGAAGGCGGGCGTGCTGGCGCTCACGCGATCGCTCGCTGCCGAGTGGGGGCGCCATGGCATCCGCACCAATGCAGTGGCGCCGGGGCCATTCCCCACCAAGGGTGCTTGGAGCCGCCTGCTGCCCGGCGAGCTGGTGGAGAAGTTCGACATGCGCAAGAAGGTGCCGCTTGGCCGCTTGGGCGAGCATCACGAGCTGGCCGATCTCATCACCTATCTGCTCTCGCCTTACAGCGCCTACATCAACGGCGAAGTGGTCACCATCGATGGCGGCGAATGGCTGAAGGGCGCAGGCCAGTTCAATCTGCTGGAGCAGATCGAACCGGGCATGTGGGACGCGATCGAGCTGCTGGTGCGCGGCACGAAAGGGAGCTGA
- a CDS encoding N(4)-(beta-N-acetylglucosaminyl)-L-asparaginase translates to MALHRRRFIQLGLAGSAAYLAGCGERSEGALRQKVPGARADGPLVLSTWDHGLPANEKAWEVLQNGGSVLDAVEQGVMVVESDFTNRSVGLGGNPDRDGHVTLDACIQDHDGRAGAVAFVQRYEHPVSIARAVMERTPHVMLVGAGAQQWAAGNGFSPREVDLPEVRAAWQEWLKTSDYSPVANIENHDTIGMVAMDAQGRLAGSCTTSGMAYKVHGRVGDSPIIGAGLFVDGEAGAACATGVGELVIRIAGSHTVVELMRQGMEPEEACREAVQRIRRKHKDLSKMQVGFLAIRADGAFGAYGLQQGFTFAVRTAQGNNLLQASHG, encoded by the coding sequence ATGGCATTGCATCGTCGCCGTTTCATCCAGCTTGGATTGGCTGGGTCAGCCGCTTACCTGGCCGGTTGCGGTGAACGAAGCGAAGGAGCGCTGCGGCAGAAGGTGCCTGGTGCGCGTGCCGATGGCCCTTTGGTGCTGAGCACTTGGGACCATGGACTGCCAGCGAACGAGAAGGCGTGGGAAGTGCTGCAGAATGGAGGAAGCGTGCTCGACGCCGTGGAGCAAGGGGTGATGGTCGTGGAGAGCGACTTCACCAATCGAAGCGTGGGGCTCGGCGGCAATCCCGATCGCGATGGCCATGTCACCTTGGACGCCTGCATCCAGGACCACGACGGAAGGGCGGGTGCCGTGGCGTTCGTGCAACGGTACGAGCATCCGGTCAGCATCGCGCGCGCAGTGATGGAGCGCACCCCGCACGTGATGCTCGTTGGCGCCGGCGCTCAGCAATGGGCAGCCGGGAATGGCTTCAGCCCCCGCGAGGTTGATCTGCCCGAAGTACGCGCCGCTTGGCAGGAGTGGTTGAAGACATCTGATTATTCCCCGGTGGCCAACATCGAGAACCACGACACCATCGGCATGGTGGCCATGGATGCGCAGGGCCGGTTAGCGGGTTCCTGCACCACCAGCGGAATGGCCTACAAGGTGCATGGTCGGGTGGGAGATAGTCCGATCATTGGTGCGGGCCTCTTCGTTGATGGTGAAGCGGGCGCTGCTTGCGCGACCGGTGTCGGTGAATTGGTGATCCGGATCGCAGGCAGCCACACCGTGGTTGAATTGATGCGCCAAGGCATGGAGCCTGAGGAAGCATGCCGCGAGGCGGTGCAACGGATCCGGCGCAAGCACAAGGACTTATCGAAGATGCAAGTAGGCTTCTTGGCCATCCGGGCAGATGGGGCCTTCGGTGCCTACGGCTTGCAACAGGGCTTCACCTTTGCTGTGCGAACCGCGCAAGGAAACAACCTGCTGCAGGCCAGCCATGGCTAG
- a CDS encoding universal stress protein translates to MSIRTIVVPYDFSDCATDALRVAATIGRATGACIDVVHVYEQMTDFHPENQKLREDIEARLDRVPELTFLDGLELKKFMLRQLSLTEVFKNDRIAAADLIVMGSHGATGLRGIVGSNTQRIVRTAPMPVLVIKQHAEVLRVDDLVFASNFSPADVEKFDAFRPVIEVWNPRIHLLKVNTPKSFERSEDSTRAIDAFLQRHELSKYTATIYNDLSIEEGILNFSRSIDADMIAMATHGRKGFFHVVNGSLTEDIVNHTNFPVLSVKL, encoded by the coding sequence ATGAGCATCCGCACGATCGTCGTCCCTTACGATTTCTCTGACTGCGCCACGGACGCACTGCGTGTGGCCGCAACCATTGGCCGCGCTACCGGCGCCTGCATCGATGTGGTGCATGTGTATGAGCAGATGACCGATTTCCATCCGGAGAACCAGAAGCTCCGCGAGGACATCGAGGCCCGGCTCGACCGCGTGCCCGAATTGACCTTCCTGGATGGCCTCGAGCTGAAGAAGTTCATGCTGCGCCAGCTCTCCCTCACCGAAGTCTTCAAGAATGACCGGATCGCCGCCGCGGACCTGATCGTGATGGGCTCGCACGGCGCCACCGGGCTTCGCGGCATCGTTGGGTCCAACACCCAGCGGATCGTGCGCACCGCACCCATGCCCGTGCTCGTGATCAAGCAGCACGCCGAGGTCCTGCGGGTCGATGATCTTGTCTTCGCCAGCAATTTCAGCCCCGCGGATGTGGAGAAATTCGACGCTTTCAGGCCGGTGATCGAGGTCTGGAATCCGCGCATCCACCTCTTGAAGGTGAACACGCCGAAGTCCTTCGAGCGCAGCGAGGACAGCACTAGGGCCATCGACGCCTTCCTGCAACGGCACGAGCTCAGCAAGTACACGGCCACCATCTATAATGACCTCAGCATCGAAGAGGGAATCCTGAATTTCAGCCGGAGCATCGATGCCGACATGATTGCGATGGCCACCCACGGCCGCAAGGGCTTCTTCCATGTGGTGAACGGCAGCCTCACCGAAGACATCGTGAACCATACCAACTTCCCAGTGCTCAGCGTGAAGCTCTGA
- a CDS encoding rhodanese-like domain-containing protein has translation MSTIIDVRTPEEFAEGNVPGSVNIPLDLLPLRIEEIRRMEPPIVLCCRSGARSGVALGMLQAAGLEQAANGGGWTALL, from the coding sequence ATGTCCACCATCATTGATGTGAGAACCCCTGAGGAATTCGCAGAGGGGAATGTGCCCGGCTCGGTGAATATCCCGCTCGATCTGCTCCCTCTGCGCATTGAGGAAATCCGACGCATGGAGCCGCCTATCGTTCTCTGCTGCCGCAGCGGCGCACGTAGCGGGGTTGCCTTGGGCATGCTGCAGGCTGCTGGTCTTGAACAGGCGGCCAATGGCGGTGGTTGGACGGCACTGCTCTAA
- a CDS encoding DUF1883 domain-containing protein, protein MKFLHKTFELKKKEIIEVDIDVATKVKFMTGRDFKHYKQGKTHTYYGGFFEESPVRFVVPFESVWNVVVEKGTFRNPMEVNGKCGVLPPNSTVRSTVASDAPEHVRLAEAAEAEGAGELPEPEQGL, encoded by the coding sequence ATGAAGTTCCTGCACAAGACCTTCGAACTGAAGAAGAAGGAGATCATCGAGGTTGACATCGATGTGGCCACCAAGGTGAAGTTCATGACCGGCCGCGATTTCAAGCACTACAAGCAGGGCAAGACCCACACCTACTACGGCGGCTTCTTCGAGGAATCGCCTGTGCGGTTCGTGGTGCCCTTCGAGTCCGTTTGGAATGTGGTGGTCGAGAAAGGGACCTTCCGCAATCCAATGGAGGTGAATGGCAAGTGCGGCGTTCTGCCGCCCAATAGCACGGTGCGCTCAACCGTAGCCAGTGACGCCCCTGAGCATGTGCGCCTGGCCGAGGCGGCTGAAGCCGAAGGCGCCGGCGAATTGCCTGAGCCCGAGCAGGGCCTGTGA
- the mnmH gene encoding tRNA 2-selenouridine(34) synthase MnmH, with protein sequence MLRALGPPDFLGLTAPIIDVRSPKEFAQGNIPGASSIPLFTDEERAIVGTLYKQVGREAAVLEGLRIVGPKLAPIVEQSRALAPDGRIRVHCWRGGERSASVAWLLDRAGFAEVSTLRGGYKAFRNHLLASFAEEVDLRVLGGYTGTGKTETLRHLRELGEQVIDLEALAHHKGSSFGALGESPQPTTEQFENLLWLALSSRKAHKPIWVEDESIMIGRCKIPDAFFNSMRTAMLYFAEMPQGERADRLVEDYGRFDPNDLAAAVKRIEKRLGPQHCKAAIEALAAGDLRTVALIMLTYYDKTYARGASQRDPSRVLRLPATATDLRGLAQRAITLAHAT encoded by the coding sequence ATGCTCCGCGCCCTTGGCCCGCCTGATTTCCTCGGGCTCACCGCGCCCATCATCGACGTTCGCTCACCGAAGGAATTCGCGCAAGGGAACATCCCGGGCGCTAGCTCCATTCCGCTATTCACCGATGAAGAGCGTGCCATTGTGGGCACCTTGTACAAACAGGTCGGCCGCGAGGCCGCCGTGCTCGAAGGCTTGCGGATCGTGGGCCCAAAACTGGCCCCCATCGTTGAGCAGTCGCGTGCCTTGGCGCCGGATGGGCGCATCCGCGTGCACTGCTGGCGGGGCGGCGAACGCAGCGCCAGCGTGGCCTGGCTGCTGGACAGAGCCGGCTTCGCCGAAGTGAGCACCCTGCGCGGCGGCTACAAGGCCTTCCGGAATCACCTCCTTGCTTCGTTCGCGGAAGAGGTGGACCTGCGAGTGCTGGGCGGTTACACCGGCACGGGCAAGACCGAAACACTGCGGCATCTGCGCGAACTCGGCGAGCAGGTCATCGATCTCGAAGCGCTGGCGCACCACAAGGGTTCTTCGTTCGGCGCCTTGGGCGAATCGCCGCAGCCTACGACTGAACAATTCGAGAACCTGCTCTGGCTGGCCTTGAGCAGCCGCAAAGCGCATAAGCCCATCTGGGTGGAGGACGAGAGCATCATGATCGGCCGTTGCAAGATCCCTGATGCCTTCTTCAACAGCATGCGCACGGCGATGCTCTATTTCGCGGAGATGCCGCAAGGCGAACGCGCTGACCGGCTGGTGGAGGATTATGGCCGCTTTGACCCCAACGATCTGGCCGCAGCGGTGAAGCGCATCGAGAAGCGCCTTGGTCCGCAGCACTGCAAGGCCGCGATCGAAGCGCTTGCTGCCGGCGACTTGCGCACCGTGGCCTTGATCATGCTCACCTACTACGACAAGACCTATGCGCGCGGCGCTTCGCAGCGCGACCCTTCGCGCGTGCTCCGCTTGCCCGCCACCGCAACCGACCTTCGCGGCCTTGCGCAACGCGCCATCACCCTGGCCCATGCCACCTGA
- a CDS encoding carboxylesterase family protein, with protein MKHHYAAALALITTGASFGQECANGRYSTANLFPDVTVTSAVVFGSNTGVSGSNQTLRMDVYEPTGDALALRPVVICAFGGSFVGGARADVAPICTDFAKRGYVAVANDYRVGFFLPNQTTTTRAVMRGAHDMRACVRYLRKSVAELGNPYGIDTTRIFIGGVSAGAISAVHAMYLDEESEVPAVIAPEMASLGGIEGNSGNPGYSSRALACYSFSGAIGDSSWINVGDPPLASIHEVGDGVVPYYTAPVYVVGLPTGLTASGSHDIHLRADHVGMVNCFKSYPGTGHVGYLSTDQANALNWTALFLSELACNQTVTCGLSTDVAEAPESSSAPYPNPTHGPLRFHMPLNGMVEVIDLGGRIVLAEWLGAGIATLDLSGLPEGAYVVRSSDSSMQPFKVMRSN; from the coding sequence ATGAAGCACCACTACGCGGCAGCGCTGGCTTTGATCACGACCGGCGCCAGCTTTGGGCAGGAATGCGCGAACGGCAGGTATTCAACGGCCAATCTCTTCCCCGATGTCACCGTTACCAGCGCGGTAGTCTTCGGCAGTAACACCGGCGTGAGCGGCAGCAACCAGACCCTGCGGATGGATGTGTATGAGCCAACTGGTGATGCGCTGGCATTGCGTCCAGTGGTGATCTGCGCCTTCGGAGGCTCATTCGTCGGCGGTGCACGTGCCGATGTCGCCCCGATCTGTACCGATTTCGCGAAGCGCGGCTATGTGGCTGTGGCCAATGATTACCGCGTGGGCTTCTTCCTGCCCAACCAGACCACCACCACGCGTGCGGTGATGCGCGGCGCCCACGATATGCGGGCCTGCGTGCGCTACCTGCGCAAGAGCGTTGCGGAGCTTGGCAATCCCTATGGAATCGATACCACCCGCATCTTCATTGGCGGCGTTTCCGCCGGAGCGATCAGCGCGGTGCATGCCATGTACCTGGATGAAGAGAGCGAGGTGCCGGCGGTGATCGCGCCTGAAATGGCCAGTCTTGGCGGAATTGAAGGCAACAGCGGGAACCCCGGCTATTCAAGCAGGGCCTTGGCCTGCTACAGCTTCAGCGGCGCCATTGGCGATTCGAGTTGGATCAACGTCGGCGACCCGCCTCTTGCCAGCATCCACGAAGTGGGCGATGGCGTGGTGCCCTATTACACGGCGCCTGTTTATGTGGTGGGGCTTCCAACCGGGCTCACGGCCAGCGGCAGCCATGATATCCACCTGCGCGCCGACCACGTGGGAATGGTGAATTGCTTCAAGAGCTACCCTGGCACCGGTCACGTTGGCTATTTGAGCACCGACCAGGCCAACGCCTTGAATTGGACCGCACTCTTCCTCAGCGAGCTCGCGTGCAATCAGACCGTCACATGCGGGCTGAGCACAGATGTGGCCGAAGCACCGGAGAGCAGCAGCGCGCCATACCCGAATCCCACCCACGGCCCACTTCGATTCCATATGCCGTTGAATGGGATGGTGGAAGTGATTGACCTCGGTGGGCGCATTGTGCTGGCCGAGTGGCTTGGTGCCGGCATAGCCACCCTTGATCTGTCGGGCTTACCCGAAGGAGCTTATGTGGTGCGTTCTTCTGATTCGAGCATGCAGCCCTTCAAGGTGATGCGCTCGAACTAA
- a CDS encoding endonuclease produces the protein MFRYAFALLAPVLTVSAQPPPGYYDSAQGLTGEALRAALNEIISPHSVLAYSQLWSAFARTDRRPDGSVWDIYSDVPGGTLPYSYQFVSDQCGTYNGEGDCFNREHSFPVSWFNDALPMNTDLNHIFPTDAWVNQQRGNLPYGTVASASWTSQNGGKRGPCSWPDCSGTVFEPIDPYKGDLARGHLYMLTRYLNESANWPAPILSTGEFLPWAESVLLAWHTLDPVSAKERARNDSVYVIQGNRNPYIDHPEWVTSIWGPEAGLGEMARLQARVQVIDDELVITSSYQLTQSAASIIDATGREILRVSMMPGARQHPFPVPKRRLSAPPAIGAGSGEIRALEGISIFFLLRAMRVWRPDEAQKQSLAAAA, from the coding sequence ATGTTCCGATATGCGTTTGCACTCCTTGCCCCGGTACTGACGGTTTCGGCGCAACCACCGCCCGGCTATTACGACTCCGCGCAAGGCCTCACTGGCGAAGCCCTTCGCGCTGCGCTCAATGAGATCATCAGCCCTCATTCGGTGCTCGCCTACAGCCAGCTCTGGTCGGCCTTTGCACGAACCGATCGGAGACCGGACGGGAGCGTATGGGACATTTACAGCGATGTCCCGGGCGGTACCCTGCCCTACAGTTATCAGTTCGTGTCGGATCAGTGCGGCACGTACAACGGTGAGGGTGATTGCTTCAACCGGGAGCACTCCTTCCCGGTGAGCTGGTTCAATGATGCCCTGCCGATGAACACCGACCTGAACCACATCTTTCCAACGGATGCCTGGGTGAACCAGCAACGCGGCAATTTGCCTTATGGCACGGTGGCATCCGCCTCTTGGACCAGCCAGAACGGAGGCAAGCGCGGCCCTTGCTCGTGGCCGGATTGCAGCGGCACCGTGTTCGAGCCGATAGACCCCTATAAAGGCGATCTGGCACGTGGGCACCTATACATGCTCACGAGATACTTGAACGAATCCGCCAACTGGCCTGCGCCTATCTTGTCAACAGGCGAGTTCCTGCCCTGGGCGGAAAGCGTGCTGCTTGCATGGCACACGCTGGATCCCGTGAGCGCCAAAGAGCGTGCTCGCAACGATTCAGTGTATGTGATACAGGGCAACCGCAATCCATACATCGATCACCCGGAATGGGTCACGTCCATCTGGGGACCCGAGGCCGGCTTGGGTGAAATGGCGCGGCTTCAAGCGCGTGTCCAGGTGATTGACGATGAATTGGTCATCACCAGCTCGTATCAACTGACGCAGAGCGCTGCGAGCATCATCGACGCTACCGGACGTGAGATCCTCCGGGTCAGCATGATGCCGGGGGCGCGTCAGCATCCCTTTCCCGTTCCCAAGCGGCGTCTATCTGCTCCGCCCGCAATCGGTGCCGGGAGCGGTGAGATTCGTGCGCTAGAGGGCATTTCCATTTTTTTCTTGTTGCGAGCGATGAGGGTCTGGCGCCCAGATGAGGCGCAGAAACAGAGCCTAGCCGCAGCTGCGTGA
- a CDS encoding outer membrane beta-barrel protein, protein MKKQLVVLAAALLTVNAAAQVQINPQAGVNFQNITNPGLGLEYKANVGWQLGADLRFGNRLFFQPGAHFGRSSTAYKVLNNDTLLFEDDLVRTNLKLNALVGYRIIDSYQFDLRFMVGPTYDVLLSVDNRNDEIGYNRGDYRKGLPEP, encoded by the coding sequence ATGAAAAAGCAACTCGTCGTCCTTGCTGCCGCCCTGCTAACCGTGAACGCGGCCGCCCAAGTCCAGATCAACCCGCAAGCGGGAGTCAACTTCCAGAACATCACGAATCCAGGCCTGGGCTTGGAATACAAGGCCAATGTGGGCTGGCAGCTCGGCGCCGACCTGCGCTTCGGGAACCGGCTTTTCTTCCAGCCTGGAGCGCATTTCGGTCGCAGCTCAACGGCTTACAAAGTGCTGAACAACGACACACTCCTCTTCGAGGACGACCTGGTTCGGACCAACCTGAAACTGAATGCATTGGTAGGCTACCGGATCATCGATAGCTACCAGTTCGACCTGCGCTTCATGGTGGGACCCACTTACGACGTGCTGCTCAGCGTCGACAACCGCAACGACGAAATCGGGTACAACCGTGGCGATTACCGCAAAGGGCTCCCTGAACCTTGA
- a CDS encoding DUF1987 domain-containing protein, with product MPSLPAFRSGPTEKAPSILFEPATGLLELTGCSIPENAQRVYDPLFDAVEAYAGAPLPRTVIRIGLTYFNSSTAKYLLDLLKRFEDMHAGGQSKVVLEWRHAPDDLDMKEAGNDFRSLLEFPVKLVEDLV from the coding sequence ATGCCGAGCCTGCCAGCCTTCCGTTCCGGCCCCACGGAGAAGGCGCCTTCCATTCTCTTCGAACCCGCCACGGGCCTGCTGGAGTTGACCGGCTGTTCAATTCCTGAGAATGCTCAGCGGGTCTACGACCCCCTTTTCGATGCCGTAGAGGCATACGCTGGCGCCCCGCTCCCCCGCACCGTGATCCGGATCGGCCTCACCTATTTCAATTCCAGCACCGCCAAGTACCTGCTCGACTTGCTCAAGCGCTTCGAGGACATGCATGCTGGCGGCCAGTCGAAAGTCGTGCTTGAATGGCGGCATGCACCCGACGACCTGGACATGAAAGAAGCCGGAAACGACTTCCGGAGCCTGCTGGAGTTCCCGGTGAAGCTGGTGGAGGATCTCGTTTGA
- a CDS encoding SLC13 family permease, whose amino-acid sequence MSLTPDQWIVAGTVAVSLALFISEKLSIDLVALMIAGALVATGVITPDEGLSGFSDPATITVAFMFVLSAAIMKSGALSTVGPRLSEQFRRNKAVGLLIFMLLVGCISPFVNNTPIVAVFIPVAVQLARAANMHPGQLLIPLSFATIFGGTVTLIGTSTNIVVSGLSAKLGAGGISMFQLAPLGLVFLVVGIAYMVLVGRKLLPGGKGQEDLREKFGMGGYLTEVELLPGARFVGKRIMDSALVRELEMDIIEIVRDDQRFVLPPGDMVLEAGDLLKVRCDVERIRALKDRANISVKTTMHLAGDDLRTRGTKLVELVITVNSPLNGITLREADLIRTYRAVPLAVRHREDVVHDRLHDTVLRSGDVILAEVKSHYLGTLKEMERSPDSPFAILAEQEGMAEFDKRRFWIAVAVILGVVLVSSLTAVPVVLAALVGVILIVLSGCLSMKEFYEAIEWKVVFLMAGAFSLGAGMHKCGLDALIAGKAVMVLSPFGPLAVLAGIYFLTMMLTEIVSNTATAALVTPIAIGVANELGVSATPFIMAVCFAASASFMTPIGYQTNAMVYTAGQYKYIDFMRVGLPLSLIFFVLAVLLIPVVYPF is encoded by the coding sequence ATGAGCCTTACACCGGATCAATGGATCGTTGCTGGCACCGTGGCGGTTTCGCTCGCGCTCTTCATCAGCGAGAAGCTCAGCATCGACCTGGTGGCGCTGATGATCGCGGGTGCGCTGGTGGCCACCGGTGTGATTACTCCAGATGAGGGACTCTCCGGCTTCAGTGACCCGGCGACCATCACCGTGGCCTTCATGTTCGTGCTAAGCGCGGCCATCATGAAATCGGGTGCTCTGAGCACCGTAGGGCCGCGCCTCAGCGAGCAATTCCGCCGGAACAAGGCTGTGGGCCTGCTGATCTTCATGCTCCTGGTGGGTTGCATCAGCCCCTTCGTCAACAACACGCCCATCGTCGCGGTGTTCATACCGGTGGCCGTTCAGCTGGCTCGCGCGGCCAACATGCACCCTGGCCAGCTGCTCATTCCTTTGAGTTTCGCGACCATCTTCGGCGGAACAGTCACACTTATCGGAACGAGCACGAACATCGTGGTAAGCGGCCTCAGTGCCAAGCTCGGCGCAGGCGGGATCAGCATGTTCCAGTTGGCTCCGCTCGGCCTTGTCTTCCTCGTGGTAGGGATCGCGTACATGGTGCTTGTGGGGCGTAAGCTGCTGCCCGGCGGGAAAGGACAAGAGGACCTGCGGGAGAAATTCGGCATGGGCGGCTACCTCACGGAAGTGGAACTGTTGCCCGGTGCGCGTTTCGTGGGCAAGCGCATCATGGACAGTGCGCTGGTGCGTGAACTCGAGATGGACATCATTGAGATCGTCCGGGACGATCAGCGTTTCGTTCTGCCGCCCGGTGACATGGTGCTTGAAGCGGGCGACCTGCTGAAGGTTCGCTGTGACGTGGAGCGCATCCGGGCGCTGAAGGACCGCGCCAACATCTCGGTGAAGACCACCATGCACCTGGCTGGGGACGACTTGCGGACCCGCGGAACCAAGCTGGTCGAGCTGGTGATCACGGTGAACAGCCCGCTCAATGGCATCACGCTGCGCGAGGCCGATCTGATCCGCACCTATCGCGCGGTGCCACTGGCCGTGCGGCACCGGGAGGATGTGGTGCATGACCGGCTGCACGATACCGTGCTGCGCAGCGGTGATGTGATCCTAGCGGAAGTGAAATCGCACTACTTGGGCACGCTCAAGGAAATGGAGCGCTCCCCGGATTCGCCTTTCGCGATCCTGGCCGAGCAGGAAGGCATGGCCGAATTCGACAAGCGGCGCTTCTGGATCGCGGTCGCTGTGATCCTCGGTGTTGTGCTTGTGAGCAGCCTCACGGCAGTTCCCGTGGTCCTGGCAGCGCTGGTCGGCGTGATCCTGATCGTGCTCTCCGGGTGCCTCTCCATGAAGGAATTCTACGAGGCCATCGAATGGAAGGTGGTCTTCCTCATGGCCGGCGCTTTCAGCTTGGGGGCCGGAATGCACAAGTGCGGTCTCGATGCTCTGATCGCCGGCAAGGCCGTGATGGTCCTCAGCCCATTCGGGCCATTGGCCGTGCTGGCTGGGATCTATTTCCTCACCATGATGCTTACGGAGATCGTGAGCAATACGGCCACAGCCGCGTTGGTCACGCCCATCGCCATCGGCGTTGCCAATGAACTGGGGGTTTCCGCTACTCCGTTCATCATGGCGGTGTGCTTCGCCGCGAGCGCCAGCTTCATGACACCCATCGGCTACCAGACCAATGCCATGGTGTACACGGCCGGCCAATACAAGTACATCGATTTCATGCGCGTGGGCCTGCCCTTGAGCTTGATCTTCTTCGTCTTGGCGGTGCTGTTGATCCCGGTGGTCTACCCGTTCTGA